In Lepidochelys kempii isolate rLepKem1 chromosome 19, rLepKem1.hap2, whole genome shotgun sequence, the genomic stretch AGCAGTTTGTGCTGGCTCCTGGGGACAATGGAGCCGAGGGGCCGGCAAGGGGCACTTCCATTTGGAACCTGAGCCCAGGTGGGAAGGTGCAGCAGGGCTGCCCAGCCAGCTCGCTCTCCCGTGCCCCCTGCAGGCAGGGAgcttctgctctgctccccgGGTGGAGCTGCATCACTGAGGGAGGCACTGACCCTACTTCCAGCTGCAAATACCCTGGTGTAGCCACAGGTGCAGCGTAATCCACACCAAGCGGCGAAGCCCCCTGGCTCCAGCAGCCGTTCTGTGCGCAGGCTGGAGAGCGCAGCCGTGGCAGGTCTAGTGGGAACAGGAAGCTCTTTCTGAACGAGATCAGATGCTGCCCGTTTGGCTTAGGCCTCCTTGCGGCGTTAGCCTGATGTTAAACTTGTGCCCCTATGTCTGTCTTGGGCACGCTGCAGACGTGACACTCTCAGTGTGGAgctgctggagggggcagggggctttgGCTGCTGACCCAGGCTAGGCGccatggcagggctgggaggcagtTTAAGATGGTGAGCGAGCCGGAGGACTGGCGAAATGACGCAGTGAAAGAACGCCCCGTGCTGACACTGGCATGTCGTTCGGTTCAGAGGCAAAGTCAATTGAGATAAGGAGGCTGTTAACCTGGAATGAGGCCTCTGAGAGGTGTCACTGGACTGTGCAACGCACTCGCCATGTGGGGCAGGCTCAGGAGTGCAATGTCAAAGGAGAGCTTGGTTCTCCCACATGACGCTCTGGCGAGTGGTGGGACAGCAGGTGCTGGACCCTGCTGGAGATAATGAGGCCCATGAGGAGAGCTGACCACAAGACAACTGAGAGGCCAGACCTGCGCTTCACTGGCCCAAATTCCTTCGTGTTCTAAACACACGACCTGGGGAATTTCCACGGGGGAAGGACCACTGCCAGTCTTGGAGAGTTTCTGAAATTTGACAAGGTCCTGAGATGCTCTGAATTGCCCTCTCAGGAAAGTATAAACGGGAATGCCGCTGGCCTCGGAGCCTTATGGCTCgcagggagctgcagctggtcggTCCGGAACAGTTTGTCTCGTGGGTGCAGTACGTTCGCAGTTGGGTCCCACGGCAGTGAGCTGCAGCTCTTACTctgtcttcccttccctgcccccagggttCTGTTGGTGTGAGCGCCTCCCTGGCTGAAGATGGCAAGTTGGGAATGCCGGGTTGCTCCAGGCCGAGGTAAGCGACTTCATTTCAGGAGCAAAGTGTCAGTGACGATCCCAGCCTGTTAAAAGCAAACCTGCTAAATGATCAAatattcctcccctgccccctcagaCGCCTGCCTTCAGGCTGCTTTGGCCGCTCGGTAGCTGGCGCTGGAACTACTAACGAGCCAAACCCAGTCTCCCCACAGGGCATGTGGCCCGCAGTGCAAATGGGAGGAATAAGGCAGCGTGGAAGCCGAATTGCCTCCAAGGGGCGTTCTTGGGGGGGAGATGAAAGCACAGGGCGTACCTCCTGCGGAGTTGGCACTAGTGTTGTCCCAGACCAGTGGCCTCCGCGTGTGGTCAGCGGCCCAGGTACTGCGCAAAGCCTCTGGCCATGTGATTTAAGCTACAGTCCCAGCCTGCTGTTCCCGCACCCTGGGACAGCGGGTGCCCCACACGCAGCCGCCGTGTGCACGCTCCCGTGTGACGATGTGGGCGTGCCGGGGTGAGCTCCACTGACGCACTGTGGCGGGAGCAGCTGTCAGTGGGGGTGTGACTGCCAGGGAGCTCGGCGACAGCAGGCAGCTCCCCGAGTGCTGTGGGAGAGGCTCTGCTACCAGAGCACCCTCGCATCACAGGACCAGGCAGCCCCGCCTCCTGCCCTGGTAACTCAGCAGTGCGACGAGGGGTCATCTGCTGTGCTGAAGATTTGTGATGCTCTGCCATGCTGGCACCTCTGCTCTCCAGGCTgtgcccaggctggtgagagctgCTTCCTCTGGCCTCTCAAAGGGCCCACAAATAACATCCTCTCATGGCTCAGCTGGGTCCTTACAGTTCTAGACAATGGCTGTGTCGTGTGGCATGAGGAATGGCAGGGTATTCACTCCCCTTGCCTGCACAGTGCACTCCCCCTGGGAATCGATGGCCCAGGGCTGCATCCTGCTCAGTTACTAGAAGCAGACGCTGCTGCCTTGGTGACATTTCCTGTAAACGGTGCGATGCCTACAGCTCACCCCTGCAGTGAATACAGCCTTGCTGTTCTGTGTCTGTGACATGCTCCCGCTGCCCTCCACAGGGCATTTGTCTGGGACTGGGGCTATCCTGGAGGTGTCAGTCCTGGATTCAGGGAGCCCTTCACGCTGCCTTGACAAGTGATTAATTAGTCTTCTTATTGAGCAAAAATAGTGAATTAGGAAGAGAGCCGTCCAAGGACAGTCAGTTCTAAGGGGTTTGTGCAAGAGGAGGGAGTTTGGCTCTCCAGCTAAAGCTGCTGTCTCCAGGCCATGGTCAGGGTCCTGCAGCATTTCCTGCTCGCTCCCGCTGTGCCTGCTGACTCCAAAGggtgagccccccaccccccatgcacaGGGCCCCATGCAAACTCCTCTGGGTAGGAGAGAGGTGCCTCCCAGACACCCCCTTCTGTCAGGACTTTTAAAGCCGGTGACTCAAAATGACTTGGCCTTGGAGCCCAAGTGTGAGAACACTGACACTTCCCTAGTGCAGCGTATTCTGCAGTTGAGTAACTCTGGCAGCAGGTGTTACAAGCTCAGCACTGTGCAATCTCCTCTCTCTGTTCCAGGCTTCCTCCTGCTCTGCATTTTGACTCTGCATCTTAGCTCTTGGAATCCTCTTGAATCAGCAGGTGAGGTGCAGGCTGGCCAATGGGGAGAACTCTAGGTGCCTTTTGAGGAAACTGCTTTAGAGGTGGTTTTGTTTGGACGCTTGCCCCGCCCTGTCCGAGATGCGTATGGTGGGGGCAAAAGGGAAACCACACATAGGAAAAATCTCAGCGTTTCTGATTTGTGTGCCAAGCTCTTCTCTCCATGCAGCGGCTAGAGCTCCAGGAAACCCAGATTTAACCTGCCTCCCCAGCTACCAGCCTGTTCCCTTCTGATGCAGATCTAATTCTAGGAAAGACTTCTTCTTAGGCAAAGCGTCACTGGTGAGCAGGGTTATGGGGCCAGGCTCACCCCTTCAGTGGAGGTCCCAGCGGTGAGGGAGGAACTGTAAAATCAGCCATGGGTTTATCGCTGATGCTAGTAGTCATGCAATGGAGTGTTGTCCACACGTCATCTCTGGCTCCCCAGACACTCACATTTAGAGTATTTCCCCTCTGGTACCTTCCATATCCCACACATGATTTCCCTGCCGATTTCTGTACAGCCCCTCAGGCAGCATGCTATGCAAGGGCAGGGCTGCAGCTTCTCTGGACACCTAGCTCTCAACTTGTTATGAGCACAAGATACGTTTCCCTCCTGATGACTTATCACTTGGAAACCTTCTACCTTCCAGAGACGAGCCCTCCTCCTGCCGTGTCTTTCTTCGATACCACCCCCTCTGTTCCAGAGACTTCCCCTATTTCCAGCACATGTATGGTCTCCAACTACTCTGCTAATGGGACAGAAGACACACCTGTAAGGAAACTGCCTTCGGTCAAATAGTGTCCAGGGTTTCTGCCAGGAGCCCAAAGGGGCGGGAGGGGTGTGAGTGGGGAGGCGAGAGAAGAGCAGAGTTCCTTTGCGGCTCTGCTGGGAGGGCAGGAGCTCCTGGGGGTGGCTGATAAGAAGCTATCCTAGCTGACAATTAAGGCTTCCCCCAAAGCTGGATTTCTTGGTGCTGCATGAGCCCACAGATTCCATCCTAGGGTAGCTGAGCAGACGCTCCCAGAGGCAGTGAGTGATCTGCAAGGCCAGAGCAAATGACAGCCAAGAGGAGCTCTGCTGGGTGCATTGCCAGCGTGGGGCTGCCATGGGCAGGTCTGTAGTGAGAGAGGTGCCCTCGGAGTGTGTGTGCTCTTCCCTCAGATCACCTGCCAGAGTTTTCAGTGCTCTGGAGAGAGATGCTACGAGGAGGAAGCTTATGCCAATGACACCGCGACCTGCCACAATGAGTCTCACTGTGAGGTAGGGGAGTTCTCCGGGTGGGCACTGTGCCAGTCACCTCTGCTGCTCCCTGCATGAGTGAGCTGCTCGCATTAACGCCCTGGGTGCAGCACTCCTAGACCCTGGGAGAGCATCCTGTCTGATGTCTCAGCTCTGCctgcgggaggggagggagatcaTAGAAGCTTCCCAAGCCCTGGGTTGCTGTGATGTGttttggaggcaggggaggaggatgcAAAGTGAGTCACAATATTTCCCTTCCTCGCCAGCCTATTGCCTGGTAACCCCAGAGCTTATAAACCTGTGCCCAGCTCCTGTTCTTGTCCTTTTGCACAGTCTGTCACTTATTCCTGCTCTGACTGTTTTTTGTCACGCTCTCTCCTAACCCTGGTTTGTGGTTTGtccatcccctccccatccccatcctttCCTCCTTAACTCCATCCTGTCTCCTATGTTCTTAAACCTGCCCTTTGCTTAGTGCTCGCAGGAGCAGCCTGGTGTCTCCCATGACCTGCTCCCTGGGATAGACCTAGCTGGCCTTAGAGCTTGCCAATTTTTCCTTGCTGTCAGCCATCTGTCAGCTGTATCACGGTGTGTCCCCCTGGCTCCAGCATGCCCAGAGCAATCCCTGGTGCAGTTTTtcaggctgttctcagtggcatgGGGGAGTGCAGAGATGAGCCCACCCCACACCATGAGCTCTGTGGCTCTGCCAGCCACCGCCCCCTAAACCAGTGCTGGGTGTGTGGGCCAAGTGTGGCTGTCAGCATCTCGAGTACATGGCTCTGGCTCTTCCCTTGTCCCTGCAGCTCTATCGTCTCAACAGCACAAACTACACAGCCAAGTGCAGCAGCGAGTGTGGGAGCGGGAACGGCACCGAGATGTGTGTGACCAACGGCAGCGTGAGCATGAGCAAGTGCATCCTGGAGTGCTGCAACTCATCCCAGTGCCTGCAACTCAATGCCACCACCTACGGTAACCCGCCTGCTGGGAACAGCCCGGCCCACTGGCCACCTGCACTGGGCTTCTCACTCCGAGCAAGAGACTTTGTTTCCCTGCAGCAAATAGAAGGGTTCATTCTATTGCACATGGCCAGAGACTGACGTGTGTTGTCTCTCACGTAGGGCCCTACCTGCATTGTGGCTTTTGTTTCTCTAAGGCAGAAGGAGAAGGGCTGGAATGGTGGGGTGGgcctggggcacctgccacctgaGTGGAGGAGTGGGTTTATTTTGTACTCTCACCATCTTCCCCTGCCCTTTGGCTGATGCATGGCAGCGATCACGGCCCTCTGCTGGATTGTCAGATCTGCTCTCATGAAAGTCATAGGCTCTGTGCTGCTAACAACTAAGGGAGCTTCACCTTGAGTGCTGGGTTCTGTGCATGTGGTGCGGGATCAGAGTCTATCCCTGCGGGGCTCTGAAGCCCATAGGGGCCGTAGAGTAGCTGAAGTTCCTACGTGACAGCAGTCTCCATCCAACACATTTTTCTGGAGACAAGCCACAACAGCAGAGGCATCTAGACCCTCCGCTTCCAAAGAGAGCCATGGGTAGCAGGGATGGGTGCCTGTCCCTCCCATGCGTAGAACCCATCCAGGCCATAGAGTCTGGCTCAGGAGCTGGCTCTGGTGCTTGTGGGGGTTTGGACTCCCGACGGCTCTGGTTCGGCCAGAGGGATTCCGTAGGAAGGCCTCTTGCAGGATAACTAACTGAATTACGATCGCTCGCGAAGGCCAGGCACCGGATTCCTAGGAGCACTGTAGCTCTCTGATGGTGCTTTCTCTGGAAAAGCCATCCTGCAATGTCTTAGCAGGAAAGCCTGATACCCACAGGCTGTAGGGTCTCGCAGCCCTGGTGGAGTGGGCAGAGCTGTCGTGGTGGCTCACCTGCATGCACTTGGGGTTTCTCTTACTGCTGCCTCCTCTAGCTGCATCACAGTCGCCCATTCGCCCCCTCGAGAGCCTCCCACGTATCCTGATTTCCCTCATTCCATCCCACAGGGGTAAACAAACTAGTTCTCTCTTCTTCCACTGTCGGGATCATGCAGCACTTCCTGCTTCTACGTTCTTCTCAGGCCCGCAAGCTGGGTGAATTCCAGGTCTCCTTCCTGGGAGTGGCTCCGCTCTGCTGGGTCCTGGGGGGCACGCAGGCCCATAGCTGGACTTAGCCACCTGTTCAGATTCCCATTAGGAGTGTGATTGGCTcactcagcc encodes the following:
- the LOC140900313 gene encoding uncharacterized protein; amino-acid sequence: MASWECRVAPGRGFLLLCILTLHLSSWNPLESAETSPPPAVSFFDTTPSVPETSPISSTCMVSNYSANGTEDTPITCQSFQCSGERCYEEEAYANDTATCHNESHCELYRLNSTNYTAKCSSECGSGNGTEMCVTNGSVSMSKCILECCNSSQCLQLNATTYGDLPPTTTPAPTTTTMKPPPRNGKVCTTFSCKGAGCFKGQKSVAECIVGYNFCEMKKTGSNYVAGCSKVCKTASPVCARGAAALCYQECCQATPKTSCLKLDGNVHFNGAGQVALAPLLKLLACGVGLVMHYSLSTFLQG